In Nocardia yunnanensis, one DNA window encodes the following:
- a CDS encoding CBS domain-containing protein, translating into MTLAGHHHDQIGPTARDIMTPGCHCVRADDTVLAAARRMVELEVGALPICGAGDRLEGMLTDRDIVVKVVARHRDPAEVRAGELAAGVPVVAQADDDVERVRQLMADHQVRRLPVVDRRKLVGLIAQADIARLLEHRASGEVVEAISQE; encoded by the coding sequence ATGACACTCGCGGGACACCATCACGACCAGATCGGGCCGACCGCGCGCGACATCATGACGCCCGGCTGCCACTGCGTCCGGGCCGACGACACCGTGCTCGCGGCCGCGCGGCGGATGGTCGAGCTCGAGGTCGGCGCACTGCCGATCTGCGGCGCGGGCGACCGGCTCGAAGGCATGCTCACCGACCGCGACATCGTGGTGAAAGTGGTGGCGCGGCACCGGGATCCGGCGGAGGTGCGGGCCGGCGAGCTGGCGGCGGGCGTACCCGTGGTGGCGCAGGCCGACGACGACGTGGAGCGGGTGCGGCAGTTGATGGCCGACCATCAGGTGCGGCGGCTGCCCGTGGTCGACCGCAGGAAGCTGGTCGGTCTCATCGCCCAGGCGGATATCGCGCGGCTGCTCGAGCATCGGGCGTCGGGGGAAGTCGTGGAAGCGATTTCGCAGGAGTGA
- a CDS encoding DoxX family protein, which yields MFRRVAYPLLAAAFVVDGIETLRNPETRVKSATTLVQRGQSVLPDRVAGALPTDPAQVVRATAAIRVGGGALLMIGRAPRLAALVLAATTIPVTLTEHDFWNEPDRERRVAQRTAFLRDAGLLGGLLIAASDTRGKPSLGWRARRAADRASQRAHELTHKAGDSGPNAVAQLAGGLADRAPAVWEAVRDHGGQLAETAREKGGHLAEVTLDTAREKGGELAEVARDKGEQLAEVVRDKGGQFADVARDKGGQLADVARDKGGQFADVARDKGGQFADVARDKGGQLADVARDKGEQFADVARDKGGQFADVARDKSGQFADVARHRGEHATKVARKRGSRWAARVRPE from the coding sequence ATGTTTCGACGTGTGGCATACCCCCTGCTCGCCGCCGCGTTCGTGGTGGATGGCATCGAAACGCTGAGAAATCCGGAGACGCGCGTGAAATCGGCGACCACCCTGGTGCAGCGGGGCCAAAGCGTCCTGCCGGACCGGGTGGCCGGCGCGCTGCCCACCGATCCGGCGCAGGTGGTACGAGCCACCGCCGCGATCCGGGTCGGCGGCGGCGCGTTGCTGATGATCGGCCGCGCGCCCCGGTTGGCCGCGCTGGTGCTGGCCGCCACCACGATTCCGGTCACGCTCACCGAGCACGACTTCTGGAACGAACCCGACCGGGAACGCCGCGTCGCGCAGCGCACCGCCTTCCTCCGGGACGCCGGCCTGCTGGGCGGTCTGCTCATCGCCGCCTCCGACACCCGGGGCAAGCCGTCGCTGGGCTGGCGCGCCCGCCGCGCCGCCGATCGCGCGTCGCAGCGCGCGCACGAGCTGACGCACAAGGCGGGTGACAGCGGCCCGAACGCGGTGGCGCAGCTCGCCGGCGGTCTGGCCGACCGCGCACCGGCCGTGTGGGAGGCCGTGCGCGATCACGGCGGTCAGCTGGCCGAGACGGCGCGCGAGAAGGGCGGCCACCTCGCCGAGGTGACGCTCGACACCGCCCGGGAGAAGGGCGGAGAACTCGCCGAGGTCGCACGCGACAAGGGCGAACAGCTCGCAGAGGTCGTGCGGGACAAGGGCGGTCAGTTCGCGGACGTCGCTCGCGACAAGGGCGGTCAGCTCGCCGACGTGGCCCGAGACAAGGGCGGTCAGTTCGCCGACGTGGCCCGAGACAAGGGCGGACAGTTCGCCGATGTCGCCCGAGACAAGGGCGGTCAGCTCGCGGACGTCGCTCGCGACAAGGGTGAGCAGTTCGCCGACGTGGCCCGAGACAAGGGCGGACAGTTCGCCGATGTCGCCCGCGACAAGAGTGGGCAGTTCGCCGATGTCGCCCGCCACCGCGGCGAGCACGCGACCAAGGTCGCGCGCAAGCGCGGCAGCCGCTGGGCGGCCCGGGTGCGGCCGGAGTGA
- a CDS encoding DUF6131 family protein, with amino-acid sequence MIILGLILLICGIIFGISILTTIGIILLIIGAVLWILGAAGRPVGGRSHYF; translated from the coding sequence GTGATCATCCTGGGCCTCATCCTGCTCATCTGCGGGATCATCTTCGGTATATCGATCCTGACCACCATCGGCATCATCCTGCTGATCATCGGCGCGGTGCTGTGGATTCTCGGCGCGGCCGGCCGCCCGGTCGGCGGCCGCTCACACTATTTCTGA
- a CDS encoding DUF6328 family protein has product MAAPAPGAGRDGRSETTDERLDRNWNSLMQELRVTQTGVQLLTGFLLTLPFQNRFGELSTAMRWLYLAIVAASIGATACLIAPVAAHRMLFRRHRIGKVVTSAHRYALAGLGLLGLALVGVPILIFDTVAGLVPAIVVGVVSACLFTWVWWVHPWRQRPKFPR; this is encoded by the coding sequence ATGGCCGCACCAGCGCCCGGCGCCGGTCGTGACGGCCGGTCGGAGACGACTGACGAACGGCTGGACCGCAATTGGAACAGCCTCATGCAGGAGCTGCGTGTCACCCAGACCGGAGTGCAGCTGCTGACCGGATTTCTGCTGACGCTCCCGTTCCAGAATCGCTTCGGCGAGTTGTCGACCGCCATGCGGTGGCTGTATCTGGCCATCGTGGCCGCCTCCATCGGCGCGACGGCCTGCCTGATCGCACCGGTCGCCGCGCACCGCATGCTGTTTCGCCGCCACCGCATCGGCAAGGTGGTCACCTCGGCGCATCGCTACGCGCTGGCCGGGCTGGGTCTGCTCGGGCTCGCGCTGGTCGGCGTCCCGATCCTGATCTTCGACACCGTCGCCGGCCTCGTCCCGGCAATCGTCGTGGGCGTGGTCTCGGCCTGCCTGTTCACCTGGGTGTGGTGGGTGCATCCGTGGCGGCAGCGGCCGAAATTTCCCCGGTGA
- a CDS encoding STAS domain-containing protein, translating into MRIQPPFHGRHVMSTISIVPSRLADRLHVTRLEPPRALENHDTHGVESLDCLVVQIDGDLDITGLEAFRRALAFAYSGAAATVVVDLRRTRFLSLRNASVLTEAIEEALHRDVETRLLTRDRQIERALEITGASALARRSAPARRSAPARRS; encoded by the coding sequence TTGAGAATCCAGCCGCCCTTCCATGGGAGGCATGTCATGTCAACCATTTCCATCGTTCCCAGTCGCCTCGCCGACCGGCTCCATGTCACGCGCCTCGAACCCCCGCGGGCGCTCGAAAACCACGACACCCACGGTGTCGAATCGCTCGATTGCCTGGTTGTCCAGATCGACGGCGACCTGGATATCACCGGGTTGGAGGCGTTTCGCCGCGCGCTCGCCTTCGCCTACTCCGGCGCCGCGGCCACCGTCGTGGTCGATTTGCGCCGGACCCGATTCCTGAGTCTGCGCAACGCCTCGGTGCTGACCGAGGCGATCGAGGAGGCCCTGCACCGCGACGTCGAAACCCGGCTGCTGACGCGGGACCGCCAGATCGAACGCGCGCTGGAGATCACCGGCGCCTCGGCGCTGGCGCGGCGGTCGGCGCCGGCGCGGCGGTCGGCGCCGGCGCGGCGCTCGTGA